A portion of the Paenibacillus marchantiae genome contains these proteins:
- a CDS encoding Z-ring formation inhibitor MciZ: MNSYLTPQSVHVVGQARQVQLILKQWVREWGPDAKLIDMLAGRK; the protein is encoded by the coding sequence ATGAACAGTTATTTAACACCGCAATCCGTACACGTGGTCGGACAAGCCAGACAAGTCCAGCTCATACTCAAACAATGGGTGCGTGAGTGGGGTCCAGATGCCAAATTAATCGATATGCTCGCTGGACGTAAATGA
- a CDS encoding tripeptidase T, with translation MIKQQRVIDQFMELVQIDSETTHEQNISKVLKEQFTQLGLSVYEDDTMEKTGHGAGNLVITWEAEGAEEATPIFFTCHMDTVTPGQGIKPELGEDGWIRSDGTTILGADDKAGIAALFEAIRAIQENNLPHGKIQFVITVGEESGLVGARAMNPKDIEAEFGYALDSNGAVGTICVAAPARAEIQMKIYGKSAHAGVNPEDGISAIQVAAKAIAAMKLGRIDDETTANIGKFQGGSALNVVCDFVQIEAEARSIVQEKVELQVAQMREALETTCRKYGATAEFRSEILYPAFGFHDEHEVVQLAQRAIRSLGLETSTFASGGGSDANIFNGFNIPTVNLAVGYEDIHTTKERIRAEDIVKLSEVVVAIIQETAANKK, from the coding sequence ATGATAAAACAGCAGCGTGTTATTGATCAATTTATGGAATTGGTGCAGATTGACAGTGAAACAACCCATGAACAGAATATATCAAAAGTGTTAAAAGAACAGTTTACTCAGCTGGGCCTCAGCGTGTATGAGGACGACACCATGGAGAAAACCGGACATGGCGCTGGTAATCTCGTGATTACCTGGGAAGCCGAGGGTGCGGAAGAAGCTACGCCCATCTTTTTCACATGTCATATGGATACCGTAACGCCTGGACAGGGAATTAAACCTGAGCTGGGTGAAGACGGCTGGATTCGCAGTGACGGCACGACAATTCTGGGTGCAGATGACAAGGCAGGGATTGCTGCTCTGTTTGAAGCGATTCGAGCTATTCAAGAGAATAACCTTCCACATGGAAAAATTCAATTTGTGATTACCGTAGGTGAAGAGTCGGGTCTGGTTGGTGCACGTGCAATGAATCCGAAGGATATTGAAGCCGAGTTCGGTTATGCCCTGGATTCCAACGGAGCTGTGGGTACAATCTGTGTGGCTGCTCCGGCCAGAGCGGAAATTCAGATGAAGATCTATGGGAAATCCGCACATGCGGGCGTGAATCCGGAAGACGGCATCAGTGCCATCCAAGTGGCGGCCAAAGCAATTGCAGCGATGAAGCTGGGACGAATTGATGATGAGACTACGGCGAACATCGGCAAATTTCAGGGCGGATCAGCACTGAACGTCGTTTGCGATTTTGTGCAGATTGAGGCTGAGGCACGCAGTATTGTGCAGGAGAAGGTAGAACTTCAAGTGGCCCAGATGCGTGAAGCACTGGAAACGACATGCCGCAAATATGGTGCAACCGCTGAGTTCCGCAGTGAGATCCTGTATCCTGCATTTGGCTTCCATGATGAACACGAGGTTGTTCAGCTTGCACAGCGTGCCATTCGGAGCCTGGGGCTGGAAACTAGCACGTTTGCATCCGGTGGTGGTAGTGATGCCAACATCTTCAATGGGTTCAACATACCCACGGTCAACCTGGCTGTAGGCTATGAGGACATCCATACGACGAAAGAACGCATCCGTGCCGAGGATATTGTGAAACTATCTGAAGTGGTTGTGGCTATTATTCAGGAAACGGCTGCAAATAAAAAGTAA
- the lipB gene encoding lipoyl(octanoyl) transferase LipB, giving the protein MSKPLDVVYIPMLDYEEAWNRQKAIVQQLDEGEGAEQMLLLQHPPTYTIGSQNHPEHLLLSEDELREQGISLFQIDRGGDITYHGPGQLVGYPLLVLGRDEALDLHGYLRRLEQMIIDYLADQGIESGRKEAYTGVWIGDLKIAAIGVKFNRCKHRRGFVTSHGFAFNITSGIQHAGFQGIVPCGIEQYGVTSLEDITGKTYNVEKVAQDIVPYFNRIFPYEITWITEKEALPRL; this is encoded by the coding sequence ATGAGCAAGCCGCTGGATGTGGTATACATACCGATGCTTGATTATGAAGAGGCTTGGAACCGCCAGAAAGCGATTGTGCAGCAACTGGATGAGGGAGAAGGAGCAGAACAGATGCTGTTGCTCCAGCATCCGCCGACGTATACGATCGGTTCACAGAATCACCCGGAGCACCTGCTTCTCAGTGAAGACGAACTGCGGGAGCAAGGCATCTCCTTGTTTCAAATTGACCGCGGCGGTGATATTACTTATCATGGCCCTGGCCAGTTGGTAGGTTACCCGTTACTTGTTCTTGGACGGGATGAAGCCTTGGATTTACATGGCTATTTACGTCGCCTAGAGCAGATGATTATTGATTACCTGGCTGATCAGGGTATTGAATCAGGGCGTAAAGAGGCTTACACCGGTGTATGGATCGGAGATTTGAAAATTGCCGCCATCGGCGTAAAGTTCAATCGGTGTAAACATCGGCGCGGCTTCGTGACGAGTCATGGATTTGCTTTTAATATCACCTCCGGCATTCAGCACGCAGGCTTTCAGGGGATTGTTCCTTGCGGGATTGAGCAGTATGGTGTGACCTCGTTGGAGGATATTACAGGGAAGACCTACAATGTGGAGAAGGTTGCGCAGGATATCGTTCCATACTTTAACCGGATTTTCCCGTATGAGATTACCTGGATTACAGAAAAAGAAGCCCTTCCCCGTCTGTAA
- the prli42 gene encoding stressosome-associated protein Prli42 — MQKKKWFRIIIYLMLLAMIGSTLFIALEPLLFG, encoded by the coding sequence ATGCAAAAAAAGAAATGGTTCCGCATCATTATTTATCTCATGCTGCTCGCCATGATTGGGTCCACCCTTTTCATTGCGCTCGAACCTTTATTGTTCGGATAG